In Poecilia reticulata strain Guanapo linkage group LG1, Guppy_female_1.0+MT, whole genome shotgun sequence, one genomic interval encodes:
- the frmpd1a gene encoding FERM and PDZ domain-containing protein 1, giving the protein MESQDRSRSPSRRTSRVEQVVGRWLRRSRDLGSRSHSLSRDRAAVDGKTGESGGSDQRNYPFRFNVQIQKDPDLNSHGLTLSSQIPILVQEVTTGGPADGRLVPGDQLVKINNVAVDDLTPEQAAEIIRECQDMLTMTVLRIMHGPKSSFITPEKRAKLRSNPVKVHFAEEVEVNGQSQGNSLLFLPNVLKVYLENGQTKAFKFETSTTVKDIVMTLKEKLSLNRIEHFSLVLEQQQHSSKLLLLHEEERIHQVVQKKEVHNYRCLFRVCFMPKDFKTLLQEDPTAFEYLYLQGVNDVLQERYAVEMRCNTALRLAALHIQERLVSCGLSSKANLKMITKTWGIENFVSSTLLRNMREKDLRKAIGFHMKKTQSQHDPKQKSLSVDQARINYLEELSDLKSFGGKSFGATLMLQDRESMVSLLVGARYGVSQVVNHKLSIMTTLTEFNSITRVELLPESDKVSLVKIYLQDIKPITLLLEAGAAKDMSCLIAGYCRVFIDPNLNVFPWIDDKKHRVSAEEGYVSRCASDSEDSSDLNMESLYSVASQDDKPRPRVRSLSDSEGRKRKDRDRMRSKDCKGKGDAPVGNKKPKQEKYLDTPRESASLGNGKEEKNDDASKKKRPGAKIQIQIMGNDSGAHNVSPGAGEEEQPSASEASDSCHTDSRVLTSPSSDSLDALEEDDLISCASSSVQTQALSQPHVCVHSPFQLHLHSDGHVQPHLLAPPPPHAHPLIHLTVVSCAGESGERGGCRRSGDGADPKLRSTPSQSPKDQKRSGELCSADSSLCFAELSRLADLLPSPPEASEDDDVEDDELRRKGKLQSNISVTLRNADEGGSAGEHPLSASPSSPSSHKDFVFNFDQSDARCYYNLCSNITPDSARSLPGPQHPNIHKDEVKADGSEPIPILQPPPGFGDSSSDEEFFDARDRFTSPEDPTSGAVRRGSRTEMKLDTLSILSLSDIRVSVMDTEMDKQEDQEERESKESTFLLRKKSRKRRSFMETDYTSRVTYPETDIESESNLNPYRFLKNILTGPNDNPILTLDPEPSGLTQNPSPTISSLVHSEGEPAQLESKPILSKLCSHDPGFLSASEKNRNLNPPSRTRKQEMEMEPDAMESKSVTDLVKVVPPTITVVRCRVDPDGKESADRRGDGKEEGEDQEEIGEKKEEAEKENPVGLTGNGPLTSHTFLPDTIEEHGKEEKTENVFDLSSSLKRPLVGAEIPQSAIIIPNSFTEVNERLVTAHMNKHVEKNFLSLISPPPPPPSPLLPQTPPALKPETEPLIKEAETSKNIPTSINNTAVAPKEQSNNHSGSAQLLKQALMSANDEELIHESTESSNSDNVFDDEDDADASNSLSYTSGKKQKDRTVSANSCLGDYLTQGTKDETHIRAQLLLNLEVQNRDHSVNADHILAIKSIRAKLGAATSTISSLNSGTALKNTVTPKPKNDSTLMSSGPAESLGSPGIVMAKAATLNDLSKELPPPSCFILQTCSPSIMGRLSASTLRGKIQNLPLYLSRSQESLTQAGVGSSAPSPAGEDSSDIACATDNVPGITQTLDLETCTAPDSAESDDSDATLTGSELDGEFFVETTTAKRSPLASEKKEVSCQLPVQTEPKQHNQTLCSRSNGNTPGPITEPPASITSLFQRNTSGLNTNTPGPVTDAPELNIKVNSLQEDIPGYKGSSQSPIVVTTQNLNGPQLAFHGQSQKARTSSDRPLMGLCSPLEQTSDPSKVSSAGCRVFTICEDLSQMSTPADLVATTPLKSEFGCSSILASGCESLAEGVQVPLDACGCPASYTNCFSGEDSFDDELTVYEFSCRSQNTGISQTSRAGLHLITSPPVPSFISASSTLSPSFPQTILFSSSSTSELSPLLSPHSDTSESYLSETHKDTLTHLGQQHYPEPPKGFQVLRRDVDKLLSILGGSGGSDRSAAGLGGRHARDTCPAHFTENKRVLQLEARRLMSSCQKVTGTGQSPEEMLRFLADSFRTLVELATVCLWFSGCERCDRRNAEAVAGLADVARSFRDFCLAAERASSKRSCQDLSTKLLAKQCTALTASVFCLTQLFRTLTAL; this is encoded by the exons GGGAACTCACTGCTCTTCCTGCCCAACGTTCTGAAGGTGTATCTGGAGAACGGGCAGACTAAGGCTTTCAAGTTTGAGACCAGCACAACTGTCAAG GATATCGTGATGACACTAAAGGAAAAACTCTCACTGAACCGAATTGAACACTTTTCCTTGGTGCTCgagcagcagcaacacagcagcaagctgctgctgctgcacgaAGAGGAGAGGATACATCAG GTGGTCCAGAAGAAGGAGGTCCATAACTACAGGTGTTTGTTCCGTGTTTGTTTCATGCCCAAAGATTTCAAGACGCTGCTGCAGGAGGATCCCACTGCCTTTGAGTACCTTTACCTTCAG GGGGTGAACGATGTGCTGCAGGAACGCTACGCCGTTGAAATGCGGTGTAATACCGCCTTAAGACTTGCTGCGCTGCACATTCAGGAGAGGCTGGTGAGCTGCGGACTGTCCTCCAAAGCCAACCTGAAGATGATCAC GAAGACTTGGGGCATAGAAAATTTTGTGTCGTCCACGTTACTGAGGAACATGCGAGAGAAAGATCTGAGGAAGGCAATTGGCTTTCACATGAAGAAAACCCAGTCCCAGCATGATCCCAAGCAAAAGAGCCTGTCAGTAGATCAAGCACGGATCAACTATCTAGAGGAGCTGAGTGATCTCAAGTCCTTCGGGGGAAAGTCCTTTGGTGCCACCTTGATG CTTCAGGACAGGGAGTCGATGGTGAGCCTGCTGGTTGGCGCTCGCTACGGGGTGAGTCAGGTGGTCAACCACAAGCTGAGCATCATGACGACCCTTACAGAGTTCAACAGCATCACTCGTGTCGAGCTGCTACCTGAATCAGACAAAGTCAGCCTCGTCAAGATATACCTGCAGGACATCAAG CCCATCACATTACTGTTGGAGGCTGGTGCAGCAAAGGATATGTCTTGCCTCATAGCAGGCTACTGTCGTGTGTTTATTGACCCGAACCTCAACGTTTTCCCCTGGATAGACGACAAGAAACACAGAGTTTCTGCTGAAGAAG GTTATGTGTCAAGATGTGCAAGTGACTCAGAGGACTCTTCAGACTTGAATATGGAGTCATTGTACAGCGTGGCGTCTCAAGATGACAAACCCCGCCCTCGCGTTAGATCCCTGTCAGACTCTGAaggaagaaagaggaaggaCAGGGACCGGATGAGAAGCAAAGACTGCAAAGGGAAGGGAGATGCACCTGTGGGgaataaaaaaccaaaacaagaaaaatatcttGATACTCCAAGAGAGTCAGCTTCATTAGGAAACGGTAAAGAGGAAAAGAATGATGACGCATCGAAGAAAAAGAGGCCTGGTGCAAAAATACAGATTCAAATAATGGGCAACGATTCAGGGGCTCATAACGTAAGCCCTGGAGCTGGAGAGGAAGAGCAGCCGTCTGCATCAGAAGCATCAGACTCATGTCACACTGACTCTCGTGTCCTCACCAGTCCCTCCAGTGACTCTCTCGATGCTCTGGAGGAAGACGATTTAATTTCATGCGCCTCCTCTTCTGTCCAGACTCAAGCTCTCTCACAACCTCACGTCTGCGTCCACTCCCCTTTTCAGCTTCACCTCCACTCTGACGGACATGTTCAGCCTCACCTCCTCGCTCCTCCACCACCTCACGCTCATCCCCTCATCCATCTCACAGTTGTTAGCTGTGCAGGAGAATCGGGAGAAAGAGGAGGCTGCAGGAGATCGGGTGACGGAGCTGATCCCAAACTTAGGTCCACCCCGTCTCAGAGCCCCAAAGATCAAAAACGTTCAGGTGAACTCTGCTCAGCAGACAGCTCGCTGTGTTTCGCTGAGCTCTCCCGTCTCGCAGATCTCCTGCCGAGCCCTCCTGAGGCCAGCGAGGACGATGATGTCGAAGATGACGAGCTGAGGCGGAAGGGGAAGTTACAGAGCAATATAAGTGTGACACTGAGAAATGCAGATGAAGGTGGAAGTGCTGGAGAGCATCCTCTCTCCGCTTCTCCGTCGTCCCCGTCTTCCCAcaaagactttgtttttaactttgacCAAAGCGATGCTCGCTGCTACTACAACCTATGCTCCAACATCACCCCTGACAGCGCTCGCAGCCTTCCAGGCCCTCAGCATCCTAACATCCATAAGGACGAAGTGAAGGCTGATGGATCTGAGCCAATTCCCATCCTCCAGCCGCCCCCTGGTTTCGGGGACAGCAGCTCAGATGAGGAGTTCTTTGATGCAAGAGATCGCTTCACCTCACCTGAAGATCCCACGTCAGGTGCCGTCCGAAGAG GCAGTCGAACAGAAATGAAGCTGGACACCCTGAGCATTCTCAGCCTGAGTGACATCAGAGTATCTGTAATGGACACAGAAATGGACAAACAGGAAGACCAAGAGGAAAGAGAAAGCAAAGAGTCAACATTTCTCCTCCGGAAGAAATCCAGAAAGCGACGCTCTTTCATGGAAACTGATTACACCTCCAGAGTTACGTATCCAGAAACTGATATTGAATCTGAGTCCAATTTAAACCCTTACAGgtttcttaaaaacattttgacaggcCCAAATGATAACCCAATACTGACTTTAGATCCAGAACCCTCAGGGCTAACCCAAAATCCCAGCCCTACCATTTCCTCTCTCGTTCATTCTGAAGGAGAGCCGGCTCAGCTCGAGTCCAAACCCATCCTGTCAAAGCTTTGCTCGCATGACCCAGGCTTTCTGTCTGCTTCTGAAAAGAACAGGAATCTAAACCccccctccaggaccaggaagCAGGAAATGGAGATGGAACCAGATGCAATGGAATCCAAATCAGTCACAGATCTGGTGAAGGTGGTTCCTCCTACCATCACCGTCGTCCGTTGCCGGGTCGATCCAGACGGAAAAGAGAGCGCAGATCGGAGAGGTGACGGAAAGGAGGAAGGGGAAGATCAGGAAGAGATTggtgagaaaaaagaagaagcagagaaggaaaatCCAGTAGGTTTGACAGGAAACGGACCACTTACTAGTCATACATTTTTGCCTGATACAATTGAGGAGCacggaaaagaagaaaagacagagaaCGTGTTTGACTTGTCATCGAGTTTAAAGAGACCCCTTGTGGGAGCTGAAATACCACAGAGTGCAATCATAATACCTAATAGTTTCACAGAAGTGAATGAAAGGTTGGTCACTGCACATATGAACAAACATGTTGAGAAGAATTTCCTTTCACTGATttcaccacctcctcctccaccatcACCGCTTCTCCCTCAAACACCTCCTGCACTTAAACCAGAAACAGAGCCTTTGATAAAAGAGGCAGAAACCTCCAAAAACATACCAACATCAATCAATAATACTGCTGTAGCTCCCAAAGAACAGAGTAATAACCACAGTGGCTCTGCTCAATTATTAAAACAGGCTTTAATGAGTGCTAATGATGAAGAACTCATTCATGAATCTACAGAAAGCTCTAATTCAGACAACGTTTTTGACGATGAAGATGATGCAGATGCTAGTAATTCTCTAAGCTACACTTCGGGtaagaaacagaaagacagGACTGTAAGTGCAAACAGCTGCCTTGGTGATTATTTAACCCAGGGAACTAAAGATGAAACACACATCCGCGCTCAGCTTCTTTTAAACCTTGAAGTCCAAAATAGGGACCATTCTGTCAATGCTGACCACATTCTCGCTATAAAGTCAATTAGGGCAAAACTGGGAGCTGCAACAAGCACAATTTCCTCTCTTAACTCAGGAACTGCACTGAAAAACACAGTTacaccaaaaccaaaaaatgaCTCCACTTTGATGAGTAGTGGACCTGCAGAGAGTTTAGGAAGTCCTGGCATCGTGATGGCAAAAGCTGCCACACTGAATGATCTCTCCAAAGAGCTTCCGCCCCCATCTTGTTTTATCTTACAGACTTGTTCACCGAGCATCATGGGCCGCTTATCTGCCTCAACCCTAAGGGGGAAGATTCAAAACTTGCCCCTTTATCTATCACGCTCCCAAGAAAGTCTAACTCAAGCAGGGGTTGGGAGTTCTGCGCCGAGTCCTGCTGGGGAAGATAGTAGCGACATTGCATGTGCCACCGACAACGTTCCCGGTATCACACAAACCCTTGACTTAGAGACATGCACAGCACCCGACTCAGCCGAATCAGATGATTCCGATGCAACACTGACTGGATCTGAATTGGATGGGGAGTTTTTTGTAGAGACAACAACAGCAAAGAGATCTCCTTTGGCGTCTGAGAAAAAGGAAGTTAGTTGTCAGCTGCCTGTACAGACTGAGCCCAAACAGCATAATCAAACTCTTTGTTCCAGATCTAATGGCAACACACCAGGACCCATAACAGAGCCTCCTGCATCTATAACAAGCCTATTCCAAAGAAATACTTCTGGGCTTAACACCAACACTCCTGGACCTGTAACAGATGCCCCAGAACTAAACATAAAAGTAAACAGTCTACAGGAAGACATCCCAGGTTACAAAGGCAGCAGTCAGTCTCCAATAGTGGTGACCACTCAGAATCTGAATGGACCACAACTTGCTTTTCATGGTCAATCTCAAAAAGCAAGGACAAGCAGTGACAGACCTTTGATGGGTCTGTGTAGTCCCTTGGAACAGACTTCAGACCCGTCAAAAGTATCTTCTGCTGGTTGCAGAGTGTTCACCATCTGTGAGGATTTGTCCCAGATGAGTACTCCAGCAGACCTGGTTGCCACTACGCCCCTGAAATCGGAGTTTGGTTGCAGTTCTATACTTGCATCTGGGTGTGAGTCACTAGCAGAGGGGGTTCAGGTGCCCCTGGATGCCTGTGGCTGTCCAGCATCATATACAAACTGCTTCAGTGGGGAAGACAGCTTTGATGATGAGCTTACAGTCTATGAGTTCTCCTGCCGCTCTCAGAACACTGGCATTTCTCAAACTTCCAGAGCAGGACTTCATCTGATTACATCTCCTCCTGTTCCCTCCTTTATCTCTGCCTCCTCCACCCTCTCCCCATCATTTCCTCAAACCatccttttctcctcctcctccacctcggAGCTCAGCCCTCTTCTCTCACCCCACTCAGACACCTCGGAATCCTACTTGTCTGAAACCCACAAGGACACTCTCACCCATCTGGGTCAGCAGCACTACCCAGAACCTCCTAAAGGCTTCCAAGTTCTTCGCAGAGATGTTGATAAGCTTCTGTCAATTTTGGGAGGCAGCGGTGGCTCTGATCGTTCTGCAGCAGGGCTCGGAGGTCGTCATGCAAGGGACACGTGCCCGGCGCACTTCACAGAGAACAAACGGGTTCTCCAGTTAGAAGCACGGCGGCTCATGTCTAGTTGCCAGAAGGTAACGGGGACTGGGCAGAGCCCGGAGGAAATGCTAAGATTTTTAGCTGACAGTTTCCGAACCTTGGTGGAGCTGGCCACCGTCTGCCTCTGGTTCTCTGGTTGCGAAAGGTGCGATCGAAGAAACGCAGAGGCAGTCGCAGGCCTGGCAGATGTTGCTCGCTCATTCAGGGACTTCTGCTTGGCGGCGGAGCGGGCAAGCAGCAAACGTAGTTGTCAAGACCTGAGCACCAAGCTGCTGGCCAAACAGTGCACAGCACTTACCGCCTCCGTCTTCTGCCTCACCCAGCTGTTTCGTACCCTCACTGCACTGTGA